Proteins from one Coffea arabica cultivar ET-39 chromosome 8c, Coffea Arabica ET-39 HiFi, whole genome shotgun sequence genomic window:
- the LOC113707376 gene encoding uncharacterized protein → MSCLSISRRGSLLSSLVPVFLFLSSASVSFSSGEDAPLFPTSHRIPTSGAFLERNYGVVVSWRAKRFLAENSSTTTGSSGDEEPPLNSSSLVLAAKRTYRKDPLDDFNKYSGGWNIRNKHYWASVAYTAVPFFVVAGIWFLVFGLSLFLMCLYFCCCRRAPYGYSRAAYALSLILLILFTVVAIVGCIVLYVGQGKFHSSTSNTLQYVVNQADMTVGNLRNVSGYLSAAKQVQVAQVFLPGNVQTDIDQILTKIDSSANTLSERADKNSKDIRDAIAAARLALIILSAVMLLMTFLGFVFSIFGLQFLVYILVITGWIMVTGTFILCGIFLLLHNVTADTCVAMNQWVQNPTAHTSLDDILPCVDNATAQETLSKSKEVTSQLVDVLNQVITNVSNINFSPNFAPMYYNQSGPLLPLLCNPFNPDLSNRTCTAGEVDLDNATQVWGTHVCQVSPNGVCVTTGRLTPSLYGQMAAGINVSFGLYHYGPYLVSLQDCSFVRQTFSDVYTTYCPGLQRYSKWVYIGLVMVAVAVLLSLLFWVIYGRERRHRVYTKEHMPKPIEDYDRDKPT, encoded by the exons ATGTCATGCCTTAGCATCTCCAGGAGGGGGTCTCTGCTATCCTCCCTTGTCCCCGTTTTTCTCTTCCTCTCTTCCGCTTCCGTTTCCTTCTCATCTGGAGAAGATGCTCCACTGTTTCCTACATCCCACAGGATCCCCACTTCAG GGGCATTTCTCGAAAGAAATTATGGGGTGGTGGTGTCTTGGAGAGCAAAAAGGTTTCTTGCTGAGAACTCTAGTACTACTACTGGAAGTAGCGGTGACGAGGAGCCTCCCTTGAACTCATCTTCCCTTGTTTTGGCTGCAAAGAGGACTTACAGAAAAGATCCTCTGGATGACTTCAACAAGTATTCTGGTGGATGGAACATCAGGAATAAACATTACTGGGCT TCTGTGGCTTATACAGCTGttcctttttttgttgttgCGGGAATCTGGTTCCTCGTGTTTGGGCTAAGCTTATTCCTCATGTGTCTCTACTTCTGTTGCTGTAGAAGGGCACCCTATGGATATTCTCGAGCAGCTTATGCCCTCTCACTGATCTTGCTTATACTCTTTACTGTCGTGGCAAT TGTAGGATGTATTGTCTTGTATGTTGGCCAGGGAAAATTTCACAGCAGCACATCAAATACTTTGCAATATGTTGTGAATCAGGCTGACATGACTGTGGGGAATCTTAGGAATGTGTCAGGATATCTTTCTGCAGCTAAGCAGGTTCAGGTTGCTCAGGTGTTCCTGCCTGGAAATGTCCAAACTGACATCGATCAGATTCTAACCAAGATAGACTCTTCTGCTAACACCCTTTCTGAGCGAGCAGATAAAAATTCAAAGGATATAAGAGATGCCATAGCTGCGGC GAGGTTGGCTCTCATCATTCTCTCAGCTGTTATGCTTCTCATGACATTCCTTGGATTTG TATTTTCGATATTCGGCTTGCAGTTTCTTGTTTACAT TCTGGTAATCACTGGATGGATAATGGTCACAGGAACTTTTATATTGTGTGGCATATTTCTTCTTCTCCACAA CGTAACCGCAGATACCTGTGTAGCAATGAATCAGTGGGTCCAAAACCCAACTGCTCATACGTCTCTAGATGATATTCTTCCTTGCGTGGACAATGCCACTGCACAAGAGACCTTGTCCAAAAGTAAGGAAGTAACTTCTCAATTAGTGGATGTGCTTAACCAGGTCATCACCAATGTTTCCAACATCAATTTCTCCCCCAACTTTGCACCTATGTACTACAATCAATCTGGGCCACTGTTGCCACTCCTTTGCAATCCTTTTAATCCTGATTTGAGCAATAGGACATGTACTGCTGGCGAGGTGGACTTGGACAATGCGACACAG GTGTGGGGTACCCATGTCTGTCAAGTTTCACCAAATGGCGTTTGTGTGACAACAGGCCGGCTGACTCCATCTCTCTATGGCCAAATGGCTGCTGGTATAAATGTGAGCTTCGGGTTATATCACTACGGCCCTTACCTGGTTAGCCTACAAGACTGCTCTTTCGTGAGACAGACGTTCAGCGACGTATACACGACATATTGCCCTGGTCTGCAACGGTACAGCAAATGGGTGTACATTGGGCTAGTAATGGTGGCCGTTGCAGTTTTGCTCTCTCTGCTGTTCTGGGTTATATATGGAAGAGAGAGACGGCATCGTGTTTACACCAAAGAGCACATGCCCAAGCCAATTGAAGACTATGATAGAGACAAACCTACCTAG